One window from the genome of Candidatus Thermoplasmatota archaeon encodes:
- a CDS encoding toprim domain-containing protein: protein MLSAEERLEQLEKLFEELEDLSDDAPVIVEGARDVAALKRLGITKNVIALHKGVSIFSFCEELSRRSRAAIVLTDWDRRGGMLARMLRNGLKANGVEVNDYIRTRIVILSKNEIKDIESLPTFIERLRSM, encoded by the coding sequence GTGCTCTCCGCTGAGGAACGACTTGAGCAGCTCGAGAAGTTGTTCGAAGAGCTGGAGGATCTCAGCGACGACGCTCCCGTGATTGTAGAAGGCGCTCGAGACGTGGCAGCGCTGAAGCGTCTGGGCATCACGAAGAATGTCATTGCCCTGCACAAGGGGGTTTCCATATTCTCGTTCTGCGAGGAACTCTCGCGAAGATCGAGGGCAGCCATCGTACTCACTGACTGGGATAGGAGAGGCGGGATGCTAGCGAGAATGCTTAGGAACGGCCTGAAAGCGAACGGCGTCGAGGTCAATGATTACATCAGGACTCGGATAGTGATCCTGTCGAAGAATGAGATCAAAGATATCGAGAGCTTGCCCACCTTCATTGAACGCCTGCGATCGATGTGA